ACTGCCAGCCGGCCCACACCAGCGGGAACACGCGCTCGACGTCCTCTGGCTCGTCGCCGGGCGAGGGGTCCACCCCGGTCGCGTAGTGGAGGTTCTCGGTCGTGCGCACCTCCTCGGGCGTGAGGTCGACGAACGTCTGGAAGAACCCCCGCTGGTTCGACAGCCCCGCCCGGCCGTTCAGGCTGTAGAACTGGTCGTGGACCGGCCAGAACAGGTTGACGCCGTTGGCGACGTAGTCGAGGCCGACGCCCGCGACGGCGAACCCGGCGAGCGCGACCCACGCGAGGTGCGGCGCGGCGTCCCCCCACCGGTCCCGGAGCCACGAGCGATCCCGAACGCGGGTGTCGTACGCGAGCGCCCCGACGACCGCGACCGGGATCAGGACGTTGTGGCCCAGCGAGCGATGTGCGCCCGCGAGGAACGGCGAGACGAACGAGTCGATATCCGGGAGGACAGTCGCCAGCAGGACGACCGCGACCGCGCGGCGGCCGAACGCCGACTCGCGAAGCAGCGCCGCAGCGAGGAGGCCGGCGAGCGCGAGGTGAACCAGCGTCGAGGGCACGACGGAGGGCAGGGGACGGGGCGACATGGCCGTTTCGGCGCTCCGACACCCTTACACTCGGGTGTGCCGACCTCGCGGGTATGAGTGTGGGCGAGGACCACGGGGAGGCGCGAGCGCGGCTCGCCCGCCGGATCGC
This genomic stretch from Halobaculum roseum harbors:
- a CDS encoding metal-dependent hydrolase, which codes for MPSTLVHLALAGLLAAALLRESAFGRRAVAVVLLATVLPDIDSFVSPFLAGAHRSLGHNVLIPVAVVGALAYDTRVRDRSWLRDRWGDAAPHLAWVALAGFAVAGVGLDYVANGVNLFWPVHDQFYSLNGRAGLSNQRGFFQTFVDLTPEEVRTTENLHYATGVDPSPGDEPEDVERVFPLVWAGWQLLLVATSVAVLAVRFARER